The stretch of DNA TCGTGGACGACGTGGTGGAGCAGTGGGGCCTCGAGCGGCCGGAGATCGACGTCAGCCCCATGCAGGTGGTCGGCAGGGTGAGTCGTGCTGCAGCCCTCCTGGACCGGCGCATCGCCAAGCGGCTGGCGACGTTCGACCTCCAGCCCGGGGAGTTCGACGTCCTGGCCACCCTGCTCCGGTCGGGGGCGCCCCACCGACTGCCGGTCGGTCGCCTCACGTCGCACACGATGGTGACCTCCGGCGCGGTCTCGCACCGACTCAACCGGCTCGAGGATCGGGGTCTGATCCAGCGATCGACCGAACCGACCAATCGACGCAGCGTCAACGTCCAGCTCACCCCGGCCGGTCGGGACCTCGTCGACGCCGCGCTCCCCGCGCACGTCGAGAACGAGGACTCGCTCCTCGCCCCCCTGGACGTCGACCAGCGACGACAGCTGGCCTCGCTGCTGCGCACCTTGCTGATCGGCCACGGCGACTCCCTGACCTGACGTCCGCGGCTCGGACCCGCCGGGGACGGGCGGGCCGTACTGCCTCGCCAGCACGACGAAGCCCCCCGGACCCGAAGGTCCGAGGGGCTTCGCTCAG from Aeromicrobium erythreum encodes:
- a CDS encoding MarR family winged helix-turn-helix transcriptional regulator, which codes for MGDLVDDVVEQWGLERPEIDVSPMQVVGRVSRAAALLDRRIAKRLATFDLQPGEFDVLATLLRSGAPHRLPVGRLTSHTMVTSGAVSHRLNRLEDRGLIQRSTEPTNRRSVNVQLTPAGRDLVDAALPAHVENEDSLLAPLDVDQRRQLASLLRTLLIGHGDSLT